From Stenotrophomonas sp. SAU14A_NAIMI4_8:
GGTGGGCTGACAAGGGTGGGGCTTCCGCCCCACCCATGTCATGCGATCTCAGCGCTTGACCAGCTCCACGCGTCGATTCGTACGACGTCCGTCCTCGGTTGAATTTTCCGCAAGCGGTTGGCTCTGGCCCAGGCCCTTGGCCGCCAGTCGATCGGCTGCGATTCCGGCGCCGACAAGGCGATTGCGCACCGACTCTGCGCGCGCCTGCGAGAGTGTCTGGTTGTGCGCAGCACTACCGCTGTCGTCGGTGTGTCCCTCCACCGAAAGCTGGAGATCTTGATCGACTTTCAGCAGCTGGGTGACCTGCTGGATCTGCGGCTCCGAGTCCGGCAGGATCTCGGCGGCGTCGGTGGCGAAGTTCACCTGGATCGACACTTTCCCACTGCTTTCCAGCGCCTGTTTCAGGGTGTCGGCTTCAATGACCTTGGCCGTTATCTGTACCGGTTTCGTTTCCGCGACGAGCAGTGCGCCGGAATTTCCACTGGAGCCCAGGTGAATCCAGATATCCCGATCATCATGATGGATGACGTAGGTTTCTGCCGGCTCATTGTAGATATCGCCGATGCCGCCGACATACTGGACCCCGGCCTTGCTGCTGCCGATATCACCCGATGCATCGGCGGGAAGGGTGCCGGAGAAAATGCGTTTGCCACCCAGTGCCTCTACCAGGCTCTGCACATTGCGACTGAGCTCAAGTTGCGAATAAGGGCGGTCGCTGTTGCTCTGCAGGACCGACGAATGGACCTTGCCTTCGATCCACTCCACGCGATCACCGGTCCAGAACGGCACGCGATCAAATGGACTGTCCACCACATCCTGACGGGCGTAGCCCTGCGGCAGCCCGACGTAGGGGAAGCTGCCCAGCGGCGCCTGGGATACCGGCAGGTCGGCGACGGCGAACGGGCGGGCCTTCTGATTTTCATCCGCAGTCGCCGCAGACTGCGCGGAGGATTCCGCGCTGGCGCTGGTGCTGGTCTGGGCGGCCGGTGAGGCGACGCCTTCTGCAGGCGTTTCGGCGGAGCCCTTGCAGGCGCCCAATGTCAGTATCAGGCTTGCGGCCAACAGGCTCACACGTACTGCGGACAGGTTCGATCCGAACGTCAGGTTCATGAGCGCACCTGCCTCATCAGTTCGTTGCAGACGTCGCCGGTCGGTTTGTACTGGCCTTTCTTCCAGGCAGCGGTGATTTTTTCCCGCTCCCGTGCTTCGGCAGCGTCATAGGCCTGGTCGAAGTCTGTCTCTGTGCCAAAGATGGTTTTCACCTGGGCCTTGTGCCGTGCGCGCAGCGTTGCGGTCTGTTCGGCTGTTGCGCCGCACGCCAGCGCATTGCCCGTATGCGTGCCTCCCACCGCTCCGTATCGTGCCGCAGCGCCGTCCTGTGCGAGTACGGGAACGCTGCCGATCAGCAAGGCAGTGGTGATCACTAGCTTCGTCATGGAATAGCGCATGTTGATGGTCCTCATCGGGCCCGGTAGCGGGCATCAATCCCTGTGCTGCGAGCATAGCAACAGGCAATGCCAGGCAGGATGGCGCTGCATCGGGCGGCCCTGTGGGCGGCCCCAAGGTGAACAGCGTAAGGATGACGAACAGCCGCAAGGGGCTGCGCCTGGCCAACCCGGCGGCCCTTGAGAGTAGTGCCAAGGACGTCTGCTCCACGCATGGCGTGGACCTACGGATCTGTCTGGGCGAGCAAGCCCCTCTGTTGAGGGGCTGCCCCGACAGGGGCGGGGAGAGGCAGGCAAAGGGAGGGGCCCATTCGTTGCGTAGCAACGCATGGGGCGAAGCGCGCGCAGCGCACTTCGCTTCCCGCGCCAGATAAATGAAAAAGGCTGCCCAGAGGGCAGCCTTTTTCATTTATCTGGCGGAGAGAGGGGGATTGTCGGGTGCATCCCTGCACCCGATCCCGATGCGCGTTGCACATCGGGACCAGCCTGCGGCTGTCCGGTTCTGCTCCTGCAGAACCGTCGAACCCCCGCGGGGCTTCTCACCCGCCATCCCGTCCGCCAGACAAACGCAGAAGGGCCACCCTGTGGGCGGCCCTTCTGCGTTTGTCTGGCGGAGAGAGGGGGATTCGAACCCCCGAAGCGCGGTTTAGACGCTTACACACTTTCCAGGCGTGCTCCTTCAACCACTCGGACACCTCTCCGGATTCCCTGCCATCGGCAAACGCCTCAGCAGGGGCGCAGATTCTAGCGGGCGCCGCGCCCGGACACAAGCACCGTGTTTCAGGGGGAGGGGGCTGGACAGGCATGGCACAATGGAACATCCGATGGAAGACGGTGGCCTGATGTCCTATCTCGTGCTTGCCCGCAAGTGGCGTCCGAAGCGTTTTGCCGAGCTGGTGGGCCAGGAACACGTGGTCCGTGCGCTCAGCAATGCGCTGGACAGTGGCCGGGTCCACCATGCGTTCCTGTTCACCGGTACCCGCGGCGTGGGCAAGACCACCATCGCGCGTATCTTCGCCAAGTCGCTGAACTGCGAGCAGGGCACCAGCGCCGACCCCTGTGGCCAGTGCGCAGCCTGCCTGGACATCGACGCCGGCCGCTACATCGACCTGCTGGAAATCGACGCCGCGTCCAACACCGGCGTGGATGACGTGCGCGAGGTGATCGAGAACGCCCAGTACATGCCCTCGCGCGGCAAGTACAAGGTCTACCTGATCGACGAAGTGCACATGCTGTCCAAGGCGGCGTTCAACGCGCTGCTGAAAACGCTGGAAGAGCCGCCGGAGCATGTGAAGTTCCTGCTGGCCACCACCGACCCGCAGAAGCTGCCGGTCACCGTGCTCAGCCGCTGCCTGCAGTTCAACCTGAAGCGGCTGGACGAGGACCAGATCCAGGGCCAGATGACCCGCATCCTGGCCGCCGAGGAGATCGAGTCCGACCCCAGCGCCATCGTGCAGCTGTCCAAGGCCGCCGATGGCAGCCTGCGTGACGGCCTGTCACTGCTCGACCAGGCCATTGCCTATGCCGGTGGTGCCCTGCGCGACGACGTGGTGCGCACCATGCTGGGCACCGTGGACCGCACCCAGGTGGCGGCCATGCTGGATGCCCTGGCCGACGGCGAGGGCGCGCGCCTGCTGCAGGTAGTGGCGGCGCTGGCCGAGTTCTCGCCCGACTGGAGCGGCGTGCTGGAAGCGCTGGCCGAGGGCCTGCACCGTATCCAGGTGCAGCAGCTGGTACCGGGTGCGGCTGCCGCCGCCGAAGGTCTGGACGTGGCTGCCTTTGCTGCCCGTCTGCGCCCGGAAGTGGTGCAGCTGTGGTACCAGATGGCGCTCAATGGCCGCCGCGACCTGCCGCTGGCGCCGAGCCCGCGCGCAGGCTTCGAAATGGCCGTGCTGCGCATGCTGGCCTTCCGCCCGGCGGCCGCGGTGCCGCCGGTCCCGCGTGCGGTCGACCCGGCCGCAGGTGCTGCCCCGGGCGGCAACGCGCCCAACGGCGGTGGTCCCGGTGGCAGCCAGGAGGCCGCTCCGGCTGCCGCTGCCTCGGCCCAGGCCCCGGCGGCGTCAGAGCAGGTGAGCGCCGCAGCGCATACCCCGTCGCCGCAGCCCGAGCCGCCGCCGCGCGAACCGGAGCCTGAACCGGAACCGGAACCGGAACCCACCCCGGAACCTGAACCGGTGCCGGTAGAAGAACCTGAAACCCCCACACCGGTGAGGGCCGAGGTTGCTGCGCCGCCGGCCCAAGCGAGCGACGATCTGCCGCCGTGGGCCACCGAGGAGGCCGAGGCCGCCCACGCCCGTGATGCGTCGCTGGCCGGCGTGCATGCCACCCCGGAGGCGGCCATGGTCGCCCCCTGGCACGAACCGCCGGCACCGGCACAGCCCGCCGAGGTTGCCGAAGAGCGCTCGTTCCAGCCGGAAGGCATTGCCATTGCGCCCGCACCGGCGGCCGCCGACCGTGGCCCGCAGGAAGCGGTGAGCGAACTGGCCAGTGCCGAGGACTGGCTGGATCTGGTGGCCGGCAGCGGCCTGAACGGCCCGTCGCGCCAGTTGGCCGCCAACGCCGCCTTCATCAGTTGCCAGCAGGGCACCTTGAAACTGGGGCTTTCGCCCGGATTTGAATACCTGCGCTCCGAGCGCGCGCTGGCGGCGCTGGGCGAGGTGCTGGAAAAGGCCCTGGGGCAGGCGCTGCGGATCGTGGTCGAGACCGTGGAAACCGAACACGTACCGGCCGAGACCCTGCACCAGCGTGCCGACCGCCAGCGTGGCGAGCGCCAGCAGGCCGCCGAGGCCACCTTCATGGACGATCCGGAAGTCCAGCTGCTGATCCAGCAGCATGGCGCCCGGGTCGTTTCCGATTCCATCCGTACTTTTGACGAGTAAGACGACATGCGCGGGAACATCGCCCAACTGATGCAGCAGGCCCAGAAGATGCAGGAAAACCTGCAGAAGGCCCAGGAAGAAATCGCCAGGATCGAAGTGACCGGCAGCGCCGGTGGCGGCATGGTCAGCGTCACCCTTACCGGTGCGAAGGAATGCCGCAAGGTGCGCATCGACCCGTCGCTGACCAGCGATCCGGAAATGCTGGAAGACCTGATCGCGGCTGCCTTCAACGACGCGTCCAACAAGATCGACGCCGAATCGAAGTCGAAGATGGGCTCGGCCACGGCCGGCATGCAGCTGCCGCCGGGCATGAAGCTGCCGTTCTGATACCCGTAGCGTCGAGCGTGCTCGACTGGTCCTTCCGTAGCGTCGAGCTTGCTCGACGGCATGCGTGAATCAGTCGAGCATGGCTCGACTCTACTGAACCCTTCAGTCGAGCAAGCTCGACTCTACAACGCCCTTCAGTCGAGCAAGCTCGACTCTACAACGCCCTTCAGTCGAGCAAGCTCGACTCTACAAAGCCTGCCGCCGTGCCCGCACCTCTGCTTGAACAATTGATCGATGCGCTGCGGGTGCTGCCGGGCGTGGGCCAGAAGACGGCCCAGCGCATGGCCTACCACCTGCTGGAACGCGAGCGCGAGGGCGGCCAGCGCCTGGCCGAAACCCTGGCGTTGGCGGTGGAGCGCATCGGCCATTGCGCGCAGTGCCGTGATTTCAGCGAGAGCGAGGTGTGCCCCACCTGCGCCAACGGCAGCCGCGAGCGCAGCCAGTTGTGCGTGGTGGAATCGCCGGCCGACCGCCTGGCCATTGAAAACGCCACCGGCTTCCGCGGCGTCTACTTCGTGCTGCAGGGGCGCTTGTCACCGCTTGATGGCGTGGGCCCGCGCGAGCTGGGCCTGGAACAGCTGGAGCAGCGCCTGGCCCAGGGCGAGGTGCAGGAACTGATCATCGCCACCAGTGCCACCGTGGAAGGCGAAGCGACCGCGCACTACCTGGCGCAGTTGGCGCGCGCCCGCCAGGTCCGGCCCAGCCGCCTGGCCCAGGGCCTGCCGTTGGGGGGCGAACTGGAATATGTCGATCGCGGCACGCTGTCGCACGCCTTCGGCACCCGCAGCGAATTCCGCGACTGACGCGCGGCCGGGCAACGCCTGCTGTCGCCGGCCTACAATGCGGGGCATATCCCGCCGAGGCCGACCATGAGCAGCGAAACCCTCTTCAGCAAGATCATCCGCCGCGAGATCCCGGCCACCATCGTCTACGAAGACGACGAGGTGCTGGGCTTCAAGGACATCGCACCGCAGGCGCCGGTGCACGTGCTGTTCATTCCGAAGAACGAGATCATTCCCACGCTGGATGACCTGCAGCCGTCGCAGGCGCACCTGATCGGCAAGCTGGCGCTGGCAGCCGCGGCCTACGCGCGCAGCGAGGGTTTGGCCGAGGACGGCTACCGCATCGTGATGAACTGCCGCGAGCATGCCGGGCAGACCGTGTTCCATATCCACATGCATCTGCTGGCCGGCGCGCCGCTGGGGCATTTCGGTACGCCGGGGCGTTGAGGCCACCGCATCCACGCGTGGCCAGGGTGATGGCGCGCGTAAAAAAAAGGCCGCCCTGGGGCGGCCTTTCTGTACTTACCACCAGCCCCAGCGGCCGTAGCCCCAGTATGGGCCCGGGCCCCAGGGGCCATACGGACCGTACGGGTAGGGCACCACATCCACCTGGCGCTGTTCCGGCCACAGGTAGATCACATCGGCGGCCAGCTTCGGCAGGCGGTAGTCGTAATCACCGATGCGCGTATTGGAATAGCCGTCGATCTTGCCGATGAAGGTCACATCGCGGCCGGCTTCGAACACGGCCGGGTCGTAGAAGCCGGCGCGGCAAGCAATGAAGCGGCCATCGCTGGCGTCGGACGAGGTGGTGTTCGGGCGGCCACTGCCATTGAGCGGGCGCGAGATCATCTGGAAGCAGGTCTCGCCCTGGCCGGGCAGGGTTTCAATGATGCGCCCGCCCCAACGGACCGGCGTGCCGACCTGCTGGGTGGCGACCGAATCGCGCGGGGACACCAGGCTGAACTGTCCCTGCAGCGGCTTGGGTGCCGTTGCGCAGGCCGACAGGGCCAGCGTGGCCACGGCAGTAAGAAGGAACTTGGTTTTCATTGGGAAGCTCCGGAAGACGGGCGATGCCTGCGCAGGTCCCGCAATAATGCGGCGAGGTCGGTGCGAGTGCCAGCGTAACGCGCGTCAGCGAAACGCTGGCTGAGTGCCAGCAGGGCAGGGTCAGGTTGCTGGGCATGCACGCGGCCTGCCCACACCATGGGGGGCTCGTGCGGTTCGCGGCCCAGGCCGCGCCGCGCGTAGCGCCGGCCCAGGTGGTGCCAGGCGCGCAGCAGGGGATCGCGCTCGCGCTCGCCACGTGCCAGCAGCCAGGCCATCCAGGCCAGTGCCAGCAACGCGGCCGTCACGAACCCAGCCAGCAGCTGTCCTGGCCCCAGATCGTCCAGCCCCAGCGGCTGCAGCATCTGCTGCTGGCGGCGTGCGTCGAAGGACAGCACCAGATCGTTCCAGCCGCGGCGCAGCCAATCGCCCACCTGGCCGATCTGCAGCCAGCGCTGTTGCAGGCCGGTATCGGCGCCGGCCTGCAGGCGGTCATCCAGCGTGTCCAGGATCCGTTCCGGTGCCACCGCGGCGGTCGGGTCCACCCGCACCCAGCCCTGCTGCGGCAGCCACACTTCGGCCCAGGCGTGGGCGTCCATGCGGCGCACCACCCAGTAGTTACCGATGCGGTTGCGGGTACCGCCAGCGAAGCCGGTCACCACCCGCGCGGGAATGCCGGCGTTGCGCATCAGCACCACGAAGGAAGAACTGAAGTGCTGGCAGAAGCCGGCCTTGTAATCGAACAGGAAAGCATCGACCGGATCGCGCCCGGCCACCGGGGTTTCCAGCGTGTAGGAGAAGTCAGTGGTGATCCAGGCCAGCGCCCGGCGCACCACGGCGGCATCGTCATTGCCCGCTTCCTGGCGCCACTGCCGGGCCAGCGTAGCGGTGCGCGGGTTGAAGCCTGCCGGCAACTGCAATGCCGCACGGCGCTGTTCGGCCGACAGCGTGGCATCGAAGCGGCGTGCTGGTGCCGATTGCAGGCGCCAGCGGGTCAGTGCGCTCAGGCGCCGGTCGCTGGACAGGCTCATGTCCGCATCCAGGCGGGCGCCGGCCGGTGCGCTGCGCGGCAGGTCCAGCGCCACCAGTTGGCGGCGGTCGGTGGGCTCGTAATCGATCTGGTAATCCCAGCCAGATCCTGTCTGTTCCACGACCGCCGGGGTGCGGAACTGTGCGGCGGGATCGCGCCGCCACACGTGGCCATCAAAACGGGTCATCACCGGGCCGCGCCAGTAGCGCTGTTCCGCCGCTGGCGCTGCACCGAAGAACTGCACGCGCAGGGCGGGCGTATCGTCGGCCATCAGGTCCAGCCACTGGTCCGGCTCCATCGTGTCGGACAGCCCCGGCGTGCCGACGGCGCGATCGGGAATGCCCCACAACGGCGTGGCCAGGCGGGGGAACAGCCAGAAGCAGGCCAGCGCCAGCGGCAGGCCGATCAGCAGCAGTCGGCCAACGCCGTGCAGCTGCCCGCGCAGCGGCACCGGCGCGCTATGGCCTTCGCCCTGGGCCAGGCGCTGCAGCGCCAGCAGGCCGGTGATGCCGGCCAGTGCTGCCAGCGCGGTGGTCAGCGGCCCCTGGTCGAGCAGGAAGGCGGCAAACGGTGCGAACAGGGCGAAGCCGATCAGGCTGCGCGCATCACGCAGGCTGCGCAGCTCGCTGGACTTGATCGCCAGCATCGCCGCCAGCAGCGCGCAGCCGGTGTCGCGGCCGGGGCGCATGGCGCCCATCTGCCAGACGATGGCGCCCAGCATGGCCAGCACCAGCAGCACGCGCACCGGCATCGGCAGCACGCGCCGCTGCGACAGCAGGGCGGTCAGCACGGCGGCGCCGGCAAACAGCGCGGCCAACAGCGTGGGCAACTGCAGCAGCAGCGGCAGCAGGGCCAGCGCCGCACTGGCCAGCGTCCAGTAGCGCGCGTTGCGATCGATCAAGGGCGCGGTGTCAGTCATGCGGCAACAGGGCCAGTGCGCGCAGGCACAGATGGTGGTGGCTGGCGCCCTGGCCGGGGCCGAGCGCGGGCTGGCCGGGCAGCAGCAGGGTATAGCGGCGGCCTTCGCGTTCGGCCAGGTCGACCCAGCGCGCCAGCCGCGCAATGCGCGCTTCGCCGGCCATTGGTGCCAGGGCGCGCCAGTCCAGCATCACCTCGATGCCGACCGGCTTTTCGTATTCGCGTACCAGCAGGCTGTCGCGTCGCGCTGAATGTTTCCAGGCGATGCTGCGCGGTGGGTCGCCGGCGCGGTACGGGCGCAGCTGGTGCAGCTCCTCGCCGCTGGCATGGGCACGGGTGTGCAGCGGGTCGCTGCCGCGCTCGGGCAGGGCCGGGCCCTGTGCTTCGGCGTGGGGGTAGACCAGCAGCGGTTGTTCGGGCCAGACCCACGACCAGGCCCGCACCAGGCCCAGCGGCTGGGTGCTGGACAGGCGCACGCGTGGCAGGTCCAGCCAGCCGCGGCGCTGCGTGGGTACATCCAGTTCCACTTCGCCGCGGCCCTGCGCTGGCAGGTCGGTCCAGGCCTGCCTGTCGCCCAGTTGCAGGTGCAGCCCGTGGCGCGCACGCGGGTCGCGCACGGAAAGATCGATGCGCAGCCGCAGTGGCTGCCCGGCTGCGACCGGCTCGGCGGCGATCGCATCGACCTGCACGCCGGACAGCTGCAGGTGCGCGGCAATCGCGCTGGCTACCGCGGCCGCTGCCAGCAGCAGGGCCAGCAGCAGGGCCGGGTTGTTGTTGTAGTTCAGTGCGCCCAGCAGCATGGCCGCCAGCAGGGTAGCCACGAACAGGCCGAAACGCGTGGGCAGCACGTAGATGCGGCGGCGGTCCAGCCGCTGCGGCAATGCCTCCGGCGTGCGTGGGCGCGCCAGCAACTGCAGCCGTGCCCAGCGCGAGGAGACGTTCAATCGACCGCCACCGTCTGCAGGATCGCCCGTGCCAGGGCCGGACCGGCGCTGGATTCGGCTTCGCCCACCAGGCGGTGGCCGGCGACCGCGACGAACAGGGTCTGCACGTCTTCGGGCACCACATGGCCGCGGCCCAGCAGCAAGGCATGCGCCTTGGCCGCGCGCAGCAGGGCCAGGCCGGCGCGCGGTGACAGGCCCACGCGCACGCCTGCATGCTGGCGGCTGCGGGTCAGCAGCGCCTGCACGTAATCCACCAGCGCATCGCTCACATGGATCTGGCCGACCGCTTCGCGCAATTGCCGCACCTGGTTGTCATCCAGCTGCGGCACCGCGCGCGCAATCAGGTCGCGGCGGTCGGTGCCGCGCAGCAGCTCGCGCTCGGCCTGCGGGCTGGGATACCCCATGGCCAGGCGCAGCAGGAAGCGGTCCAGCTGCGAATCGGGCAGCGGGAACGTGCCCGACAGATCCACCGGGTTCTGCGTAGCGATCACGAAGAACGGGTCCGGCAGGATATGCGTCTGCCCGTCCAGCGTGACCTGCTGTTCGGCCATGGCTTCCAGCAGGGCGCTCTGCGTGCGCGGCGGCGCGCGGTTGATCTCATCGGCCAGCAGCACATGGGTGAACACCGGGCCGGGATGGAACTGGAACTGGCGGCTGCCGGCGTCGTAAACCGACACGCCCAGCACATCGGCGGGCAGCAGGTCGGAGGTGAACTGTACGCGCTGGAAGCCCAGCCCCAGGCTGCTGGCCAATGCGTGCGCCAGCGTGGTCTTGCCCAGGCCGGGCAGATCCTCGATCAGCAGATGGCCGCCGGAAAGCAGGGCAACGAAGGCCAGGCGCACCTCCTGCACCTTGCCCAGCACCAGCGCGTTGACCTGGTCCTGCGCATTGCGCAGGGACTGTCGCAGTTGATCGGTTAGCATGCTGGGCATGGGGGACGAAGCTGTCATGATCGTCTCACGTTCGGGAACCCATCGATTCTATCCATAGAGCAATGCAGGGCGAACAGCGCGCACGCACGATATTTGTCTGGTTATGGACGCTCGTCACAGCGGCCAAGCTGGTCGTGGCCGCACGGCTGCCCCTGTTCGTCGATGAGGCGTTCTATTGGCAGGAGGGCCAGCACCTTGCGGCCGCCTATTCCGATCTGCCCGGCCTGACCGCGTGGCTGGCGCGGCTGGGCGTGGAAATCGGTGGCCATCATGTGCTGGCGCTGCGCCTGCCGTTCCTGGCCATCGGCGCGTTGCTGCCGTTGCTGGTTTCGCGCGTGGCCACCCGCTGGTTCGGCGCGGTGGCCGGTTGGCAGGCCGGCAGCCTGACCTTGTTGATGCCGTTGTCGGCCACGCTGGGCCTGCTGGCCGTGCCCGATGTGCCGATGGCGCTGGCGGCGGTGCTGTGCCTGGACGCCGGTGCGCGCCTGCTGCGCAATGTCGATGCCTCTTCGGCGGTGAAGCTGGGCCTGGGCCTGCTGATCGGCGCACTCAGCCACTACCGCTTCATCGGTGTCATCGGCGTGGGCTTCATTGCCCTGCTGGCGCTGCCGCAAGGGCGGCGGATGCTGGCCGACCCGCGTGTGTGGGTGGCGCTGGCGGTGGGCGTGCTGGCCTGGCTGCCGCTGCTGGCCTGGAATGCCGACAACCACGATGCTGGGCTGAAGTTCCAGGTGGTGGAGCGCCATCCGTGGGCATTCGAGTGGCGCGGGCTATGGTTCCTGGTGATCCAGCCGATGCTGGTCACGCCCATCCTGTGCATTGCCATGTGGAAGGTGGCCCTGGCCGGTACCCGCAGCGGTGGCGGTGCGCGCGTGCAGTGGCGCTACTTCGGCCTGGTGGGCGGCGTATCCACGCTGGGCATCTTCGTGCTCGGCTTCTTCACCGATGTGGAGCGCATCAGTTTCCACTGGCCGCTGCCGGGCTATCTGGCCCTGCTGGTGGCGGTGCCGGTGGTGCTCAACGGTTGGCCGCGAGGCCTGCGCCGCACCGGCTGGTGGCTGGCGGGCGCAGGCTTGGTGCTGGCGTTCTCCTATTACCTGATGGCGTCCTCGCCGGGCCTGCGCGAACAGCTGGCGGGCAACAAGTACTACCCGCGCAATTTCGCGGGCTGGCAGCCGCTGGCAGCGGCCGTGCGCGAAGAGCTGGCACAGATGCCGGAAGGCACCCGGGTGCTGGCCGGCAACTTCAAGGTCGGCGCCGAGCTGGGGTTCCAGCTTGGCGATGGTGATATCGAGGTGCTGCCGCATCCGCTCAACGACAAGCATGGGCGCAGTGCGCAGCTGGCACAGTGGCAGTTGCTGCACGATGGCACGCGGCAGCAGCCGATGCTGCTGGTGCTGTCGCCCAGCGACCAGCGCTACCGCGACCTGCTGCAGCGTTACCACGCGGTGTGCGAACAGGTGGGGCCGTTGCCGCCGCCACGGGTGGTCAGCAGCGATCACGGCTTCCAGCGCTTCCTGTTGTTCCGCCTGCCGGCGCAGCGCGTGGACGCGCCGTGCGTGACCCCGGCGATGGCCTGGCTGGATGCGCCGTCCAATGGTGATGTCGTTTCCGGCACGCTTGCGGTGAAGGGCTGGGCCTTCAAGGACGGTGTCGGCCTGTCGCGGGTGGAAGTGCTGCTGGATGGCCAATCGCTGGGCGATGCCCGTTATGGTCGTGAATTCGACATCCGCGCCGCCTGGCCGGGCACCACCGATCCCAGCCACCCGCACGTAGGCTTCGATATCAGCGTGGATACGCGCGCGCTGGCGCCGGGCCGGCATTGGCTGGGCCTGCGCCTGCATGGCCGCGACGGCAGCGTGGAGCCGTGGCAGGAACAACCGTTCGAGGTTGCCCCGTAACGCGCAATGTCGAGCGTGCTCGACCGTCGGGTGCGTAGAGTCGAGCTTGCTCGACTCCCTTGTACGTAGAGTCGAGCTTGCTCGACTGCGCGGTACATTCAGTCGAGCAAGCTCGACTCTACCAATGCGGGGTCACGGCACGGCGAAGCCGGCCTTCCGCAGCAGCCCGCACAGGGCGATCAGGGGCAGGCCGACCAGCGCGGTGGGGTCGCGGTTGTCGATGGCCTCGAACAGGCTGATGCCCAATCCTTCGCACTTGAAGCTGCCGGCGCAGTCCAGCGGCTGTTCGGCTGCCACGTAGCGGGCGATCTCGTCCTGCTTGAGAACCCGGAAGCGGACCGCGGTCACATCCACGGCGGCCAGCTCGTCTCCATCACGAGTGAGACTGATGGCGGTATGGAAGCGCACGGTCTTGCCGGACATGGCGGCCAACTGCGCGCAGGCGGCGTCCACCGTGCCCGGCTTGCCCAGCGGCAGGCCGTCCAGGTCGGCCACCTGGTCCGAACCGATCACCCAGGCGCCGGGGTGGCGCGCGGCCACCTCGGCGGCCTTGGCGGCGGCCAGGCGCACCGCCAGCGCCGCCGGTGCCTCGCCGGCGCGCGGGGTCTCGTCCACGTCCGGGCGTGCG
This genomic window contains:
- a CDS encoding MoxR family ATPase, producing the protein MTASSPMPSMLTDQLRQSLRNAQDQVNALVLGKVQEVRLAFVALLSGGHLLIEDLPGLGKTTLAHALASSLGLGFQRVQFTSDLLPADVLGVSVYDAGSRQFQFHPGPVFTHVLLADEINRAPPRTQSALLEAMAEQQVTLDGQTHILPDPFFVIATQNPVDLSGTFPLPDSQLDRFLLRLAMGYPSPQAERELLRGTDRRDLIARAVPQLDDNQVRQLREAVGQIHVSDALVDYVQALLTRSRQHAGVRVGLSPRAGLALLRAAKAHALLLGRGHVVPEDVQTLFVAVAGHRLVGEAESSAGPALARAILQTVAVD
- a CDS encoding glycosyltransferase family 39 protein, with protein sequence MQGEQRARTIFVWLWTLVTAAKLVVAARLPLFVDEAFYWQEGQHLAAAYSDLPGLTAWLARLGVEIGGHHVLALRLPFLAIGALLPLLVSRVATRWFGAVAGWQAGSLTLLMPLSATLGLLAVPDVPMALAAVLCLDAGARLLRNVDASSAVKLGLGLLIGALSHYRFIGVIGVGFIALLALPQGRRMLADPRVWVALAVGVLAWLPLLAWNADNHDAGLKFQVVERHPWAFEWRGLWFLVIQPMLVTPILCIAMWKVALAGTRSGGGARVQWRYFGLVGGVSTLGIFVLGFFTDVERISFHWPLPGYLALLVAVPVVLNGWPRGLRRTGWWLAGAGLVLAFSYYLMASSPGLREQLAGNKYYPRNFAGWQPLAAAVREELAQMPEGTRVLAGNFKVGAELGFQLGDGDIEVLPHPLNDKHGRSAQLAQWQLLHDGTRQQPMLLVLSPSDQRYRDLLQRYHAVCEQVGPLPPPRVVSSDHGFQRFLLFRLPAQRVDAPCVTPAMAWLDAPSNGDVVSGTLAVKGWAFKDGVGLSRVEVLLDGQSLGDARYGREFDIRAAWPGTTDPSHPHVGFDISVDTRALAPGRHWLGLRLHGRDGSVEPWQEQPFEVAP
- a CDS encoding Maf family nucleotide pyrophosphatase, giving the protein MSALLLASTSRYRRDLLQRLGLPFDCARPDVDETPRAGEAPAALAVRLAAAKAAEVAARHPGAWVIGSDQVADLDGLPLGKPGTVDAACAQLAAMSGKTVRFHTAISLTRDGDELAAVDVTAVRFRVLKQDEIARYVAAEQPLDCAGSFKCEGLGISLFEAIDNRDPTALVGLPLIALCGLLRKAGFAVP